From a single Nostoc edaphicum CCNP1411 genomic region:
- a CDS encoding ferredoxin:protochlorophyllide reductase (ATP-dependent) subunit N, which yields MTVAQQPEALSFECETGNYHTFCPISCVAWLYQKIEDSFFLVIGTKTCGYFLQNAMGVMIFAEPRYAMAELEEGDISAQLSDYEELKRLCLQIKRDRNPSVIVWIGTCTTEIIKTDLEGLAPKLESEIGIPIVVARANGLDYAFTQGEDTVLAAMANRCPDKAPVAETEKSERNAIAKLLNFGKKKEDVAQDESEYVDHPPLVLFGSLPDPVVTQLTLELKKQGIKVSGWLPAKRFTELPVLEEGYYVAGVNPFLSRTATTLMRRRKCKLIGAPFPIGPDGTRAWIEKICSVFGITPKGLDEREAQIWAGLEDYVKLIRGKSVFFMGDNLLEVSQARFLIRCGMTVHEIGIPYMDKRYQAAELALLEKTCQEMNSPLPRIVEKPDNYNQLQRIYELKPDLVITGMAHANPLEARGINTKWSVEFTFAQIHGFTNARDMLELVTRPLRRNNNLKDLGWDKLVREEAKI from the coding sequence ATGACTGTCGCTCAACAACCAGAAGCTTTAAGCTTTGAATGTGAAACCGGGAATTACCATACCTTTTGTCCAATTAGCTGCGTGGCGTGGTTATACCAAAAAATTGAAGATAGCTTCTTTTTGGTGATTGGGACAAAAACTTGTGGCTACTTCCTGCAAAATGCGATGGGGGTGATGATTTTTGCTGAACCCCGCTATGCAATGGCAGAGTTGGAAGAGGGCGATATTTCGGCACAATTGAGTGATTATGAAGAGTTGAAGCGGTTGTGCTTGCAGATTAAACGCGATCGCAATCCGAGTGTAATTGTCTGGATTGGCACTTGCACCACCGAAATTATCAAAACAGATTTGGAAGGTTTGGCACCGAAACTGGAATCGGAAATCGGGATTCCCATCGTTGTAGCGCGGGCAAATGGTCTAGATTACGCCTTCACCCAAGGGGAAGACACGGTATTAGCAGCAATGGCTAACCGTTGCCCTGATAAGGCTCCGGTGGCGGAAACAGAAAAAAGTGAACGGAATGCGATCGCTAAATTGCTCAACTTTGGTAAAAAGAAAGAAGATGTCGCCCAAGATGAATCTGAATACGTAGATCATCCACCCTTAGTTCTCTTTGGCTCCCTTCCCGACCCCGTAGTTACTCAGTTAACCTTGGAACTGAAGAAACAAGGCATCAAAGTTTCTGGCTGGCTACCCGCGAAGCGCTTCACCGAACTGCCAGTATTGGAAGAAGGGTATTATGTCGCTGGTGTCAACCCCTTCCTCAGCCGCACAGCTACCACCTTAATGCGCCGCCGCAAGTGTAAACTCATTGGCGCACCCTTCCCCATTGGCCCCGATGGTACTCGCGCTTGGATTGAGAAAATCTGCTCGGTGTTTGGTATTACTCCCAAGGGTTTGGATGAACGGGAAGCACAAATTTGGGCAGGTTTGGAAGATTACGTGAAACTGATTCGCGGTAAATCTGTATTCTTCATGGGTGATAACTTACTGGAAGTTTCCCAAGCCAGATTCTTAATCCGTTGTGGGATGACAGTTCACGAAATCGGCATTCCCTACATGGATAAGCGCTATCAAGCTGCTGAGTTGGCATTGCTGGAGAAAACTTGCCAGGAAATGAATTCACCCCTGCCAAGGATTGTGGAGAAGCCAGATAATTACAATCAACTTCAGCGGATTTATGAGTTGAAACCAGATTTGGTAATTACTGGTATGGCTCACGCTAACCCATTGGAAGCACGGGGTATTAATACAAAGTGGTCGGTGGAGTTCACTTTTGCTCAAATTCACGGCTTTACGAATGCGCGTGACATGTTAGAGTTGGTGACTCGTCCGCTACGTCGGAATAATAATTTGAAAGATTTAGGTTGGGATAAGTTGGTGAGAGAAGAAGCGAAGATTTAG